The Daucus carota subsp. sativus chromosome 2, DH1 v3.0, whole genome shotgun sequence genome includes a window with the following:
- the LOC108208647 gene encoding uncharacterized protein LOC108208647 isoform X4 → MDLDTLFDAAMAGDADATAKLEMEADRLFKYDEETILHLQSVKGNTERVRFILREFPHKNLLTKLSKYNHSALHLAIYRGGHTEVAQVLIDAARHLPPPPPSDDDDNSVTSFQAFLRQGDKDMDTALHAAVKYGHLDIVKLLVEADPTDTHIQNDDGKTPMYIAVEKGLNDIADIISTTCTAPSLLGPRGSTVVRIKNLDQGKSQGGTTYKIMDRYAFYVAAIEGDDDAIHNLEMQADIFNGGEETILHGESENKYAERVRVILREFAKKNLLATLTAEKQTALHLAAINGHTDLAEILIDAARHLPSSDDDNTRDKPVTSFQAFLRQSDLNEDTALHKAVLKGHAPIVKLLVEADPSDTHIQNWSGETPMYIAVEKGLNDIAEIISTTCTAPSLLGPDCSSVVPNKNLDQAKSPGGTLYKIMDKDALYSAAIAGDDDAIAALEMHADKLNKYEETILHTESENGNTEHVQFILKEFAEKKLLVKLNKYKQTALHLASCEGHTEVAEILINTARQLLPPSLDDDNPVTTFQAFLWQADDKMETALHDAVRKGNVGLVKLLVEADPSHPHTQNSEGETPIYIAVERGYYDIAKMICTTSTAAPNLDAPAGRTTVLHILINNLDKGAEEEATAVIKLIIKAVKHANKHGTSDERDQRLMQFFNRTDEKGRMILELAVEENHLDVVKLILAKNPVYGRRIWRMYPELMGIMPLIYRAMDNEKHDIVNLLTQTYQRGVQMMQFQKEVQTRESANVHQFISANVHQFISDMDRGNEEYVLSVLNNYDLKELVTFHDNLGWTALHHAVYYQHNLIIDKIIQAQKRYGHGFVYPDRIATPFHIAVQKGYMTTLQLLLKLWPATSLTFTGSDRKGQNILHLAALQSGKEMILCILKYCPEVCKEDFVNKKDDNGDTPLHLLIGRGCFIPEFCTYKGLDTRIENKKKWTPRDMLYFEDQIMEDQVQIKIILDGIQTDPIRDNKFSRSVVPSKRMRKDVIFNERAKLMIHEKYTAMKEDPDVIANCFADAIGGDPISKAALRMKADKLNKSGETILHVESKKGDIENVRFIVTEFANKNLLSKMDISEQTALHLAAQHGHTQVVEALIHAARLVPSSNDSNVQNSEGKTPIYIAAENGYKDIVKVICRDCKALVLDGPGGRTTALHALIQNIDREGTEGESDVIRMMVDAAKRWSSVQDFEALFSRTDELGRTVLQIAVERKDVNAVRLILKEDPANQPGGEMKRNGLMRLICKAIDDECSDDIIKALSQTYKAGIKDHDPNDVLDLIRAIQELDKDSVLSLLGKAKKLVTFKEDNGWTPLHYAVYYEFDAILDALIKAQKDLEHPFDYENMEATPFYVAIERGYTSTLVRLMELWPDLSSDECSPYTLVTQDDQNILHMAIVARVGENRKAVATAADSRKEMVQMELWPALSSHECSPYTFVTQDGQNILHMSAVACAGENRKAVVVADAVDNRKAAADNRKEMVQSILKYCPNKYMDKILKQKDKNDDTPLHLLISHGCFIPGLIKHKGLNTMARNKRDFTPRDMLYVEDATVADQVHIKIALDEVLTSKSGWKLWGKRTEKKADIWRCNKTPPSKRKEKDVKFEGEKKILEKQRTKDRKTYKMRTNTQILVTALTTTVTFTVGFTMPGGLHQSGEVDEGLVVLSRKRAFTVFMVSDALALLMSTSSLFFYFLESMNEDIHQVSLLNASSTVLNILSISAMMVTFIAGTYVVLSDTPVLAIAICIIGSLFFLLILVLWIIKIVFDRYKRNKD, encoded by the exons ATGGATCTGGATACTCTGTTCGATGCTGCCATGGCCGGGGATGCTGATGCCACTGCCAAATTGGAGATGGAAGCTGATAGACTGTTCAAATATGATGAAGAAACTATCCTTCATCTGCAATCAGTGAAGGGAAATACAGAACGTGTGAGATTCATTTTGAGGGAATTTCCACACAAAAATCTTTTGACTAAGCTTAGTAAATATAATCATTCAGCACTTCACTTAGCTATATATCGAGGAGGACACACCGAAGTGGCTCAGGTCCTCATTGATGCAGCTCGCCATTtgcctcctcctcctccttcagatgatgatgataattcaGTGACTTCTTTTCAAGCTTTTCTCAGGCAAGGTGATAAAGATATGGACACGGCCTTACATGCAGCAGTCAAGTATGGTCACCTGGATATTGTTAAGCTACTAGTAGAGGCCGACCCGACTGATACACATATTCAAAATGATGACGGTAAAACACCCATGTACATAGCTGTGGAGAAAGGGCTCAACGATATAGCAGACATTATCTCTACAACTTGCACTGCACCATCTTTGCTGGGGCCTCGTGGTAGTACTGTGGTGCGTATTAAAAATCTGGACCAAG gtAAGAGCCAGGGGGGAACAACATACAAAATTATGGATAGATACGCTTTTTATGTGGCGGCCATTGAAGGAGATGATGATGCAATTCATAATTTGGAAATGCAAGCTGATATATTCAACGGAGGGGAAGAAACTATCCTTCACGGTGAATCTGAAAATAAATATGCAGAACGTGTGCGAGTTATTCTGAGGGAGtttgcaaaaaaaaatcttttggcTACGCTGACTGCAGAGAAACAAACTGCACTTCACTTGGCAGCAATAAATGGACACACTGACTTGGCTGAGATCCTCATCGATGCAGCTAGACATTTGCCTTCTTCAGATGATGATAATACTCGTGATAAACCAGTTACTTCTTTTCAAGCGTTTCTTAGGCAATCTGATCTGAATGAGGACACTGCCTTACATAAAGCAGTTTTGAAAGGGCACGCTCCTATTGTTAAGCTATTAGTAGAGGCGGATCCAAGTGATACACATATTCAAAATTGGTCTGGTGAAACACCAATGTACATAGCAGTGGAGAAAGGGTTGAATGATATAGCAGAGATCATCTCAACAACTTGCACTGCTCCATCTTTGCTGGGACCTGATTGTAGTAGTGTTGTGCCTAACAAGAATTTGGACCAAG CTAAAAGCCCTGGTGGAACCCTCTATAAAATTATGGACAAAGATGCTCTGTATTCAGCTGCCATTGCTGGAGATGATGATGCCATAGCTGCATTGGAGATGCATGCTGATAAACTGAACAAATACGAAGAAACTATTCTTCACACAGAATCCGAAAACGGAAATACAGAACACGTGCAATTTATATTAAAGGAGTTTGCTGAGAAAAAGCTTCTGGTCAAGCTTAACAAATATAAACAGACAGCACTTCACTTAGCATCGTGTGAAGGACATACAGAAGTGGCTGAGATCCTCATTAATACTGCTAGACAGTTGCTCCCTCCTTCTCTAGATGATGATAATCCAGTGACTACTTTTCAAGCTTTCCTTTGGCAAGCTGATGATAAAATGGAGACTGCCTTACATGATGCAGTTAGGAAGGGTAATGTGGGCCTTGTTAAGCTATTAGTGGAGGCGGATCCAAGTCATCCGCACACACAGAACAGTGAAGGTGAAACACCGATCTACATAGCTGTGGAAAGAGGGTATTACGATATAGCAAAGATGATCTGTACAACTTCCACCGCTGCTCCTAATTTGGATGCTCCTGCTGGTAGGACGACTGTTTTACATATTCTTATCAACAATCTCGACAAAG GGGCAGAAGAAGAAGCAACCGCtgtaattaagttaatcattaAAGCAGTCAAACATGCAAATAAGCATGGGACCTCAGACGAGAGAGATCAAAGGTTAATGCAGTTCTTTAATAGGACTGATGAGAAGGGACGTATGATTTTAGAACTGGCAGTAGAGGAAAATCATCTGGACGTGGTTAAACTGATACTGGCAAAAAATCCAGTTTATGGCCGGCGCATATGGCGCATGTATCCTGAATTGATGGGTATCATGCCTTTAATTTACAGAGCCATGGATAACGAGAAACATGATATCGTCAATTTACTCACTCAAACATACCAAAGAGGAGTTCAAATGATGCAATTCCAAAAGGAGGTCCAAACCAGGGAGTCTGCCAATGTGCACCAATTCATATCTGCCAATGTGCACCAATTCATATCTGACATGGACAGGGGCAACGAAG AATATGTCCTCAGTGTGCTAAATAATTATGACCTCAAAGAGCTTGTAACATTTCATGACAATCTTGGATGGACAGCACTTCACCATGCAGTATATTATCAACATAATTTGATAATTGACAAGATAATACAAGCACAAAAGAGATATGGGCATGGATTTGTATATCCAGATAGGATAGCCACACCGTTCCATATAGCAGTCCAGAAAGGATATATGACTACTCTGCAACTTCTATTAAAGTTATGGCCAGCGACATCTTTGACATTTACTGGTAGTGATAGAAAGGGGCAGAATATACTACATTTGGCAGCATTGCAAAGTGGAAAAGAGATGATACTGtgcattttaaaatattgtccAGAAGTGTGCAAGGAGGACTTTGTAAACAAGAAGGATGATAATGGGGATACACCTCTTCACTTACTTATCGGTCGtggttgcttcattccagaattcTGTACATACAAAGGACTCGATACAAGGattgaaaataagaaaaaatggACTCCTCGTGACATGTTGTATTTTGAAGATCAAATTATGGAGGATCAG gtacaaatcaaaattatacTTGATGGTATCCAAACGGATCCTATACGGGATAATAAGTTCTCCCGTTCCGTGGTCCCAAGTAAACGAATGAGAAAAGATGTGATTTTTAATGAACGAGCAAAACTGATGATACATGAAAAGTATACAGCAATGAAAGAAGATCCTGATGTCATTGCCAATTGTTTTGCCGATGCCATTGGGGGAGATCCTATTTCCAAAGCTGCATTAAGGATGAAAGCTGATAAACTGAACAAATCAGGAGAAACTATCCTTCACGTTGAATCAAAGAAGGGAGATATAGAAAACGTGCGATTCATTGTGACTGAATTTGCAAACAAAAACCTTTTAAGCAAGATGGATATATCAGAACAAACTGCACTTCACCTTGCAGCACAACATGGACACACTCAAGTGGTTGAAGCTCTCATTCATGCCGCAAGACTTGTGCCTTCTTCGAATGATAGCAATGTTCAAAACAGTGAAGGCAAGACTCCAATCTACATAGCCGCAGAAAATGGTTACAAAGATATAGTAAAGGTGATCTGTAGGGATTGCAAAGCTCTGGTTTTAGATGGTCCGGGTGGTAGGACAACTGCTTTGCATGCTCTCATACAGAATATAGACCGAG AAGGAACAGAAGGAGAGAGCGATGTGATTCGGATGATGGTTGATGCAGCCAAACGCTGGAGTAGTGTAcaggattttgaagcattattTAGTAGAACAGACGAGCTGGGAAGAACTGTCTTGCAAATTGCTGTGGAGAGAAAAGATGTGAACGCTGTTAGACTGATACTGAAGGAAGATCCCGCCAATCAACCTGGTGGTGAAATGAAAAGAAATGGTCTCATGCGTTTAATCTGCAAGGCCATTGATGACGAGTGTAGTGATGATATTATCAAAGCACTCTCTCAAACATACAAAGCTGGAATAAAGGACCATGATCCCAACGACGTGCTTGACTTAATTCGTGCTATTCAAGAGCTTGATAAAG aCTCTGTATTAAGTCTCTTGGGAAAGGCCAAAAAGCTTGTAACTTTTAAAGAGGATAATGGGTGGACACCACTTCACTACGCGGTGTATTACGAATTTGATGCCATACTTGATGCCCTAATAAAAGCACAAAAAGATTTGGAACACCCATTTGATTATGAAAATATGGAAGCAACTCCATTTTATGTAGCCATCGAACGTGGATATACTTCTACGTTGGTACGACTTATGGAATTATGGCCAGATTTGTCTTCTGATGAGTGCTCTCCATACACACTCGTTACTCAAGATGATCAAAATATACTACATATGGCAATTGTTGCTCGGGTTGGTGAAAATAGAAAAGCTGTTGCAACTGCTGCTGATAGTAGAAAAGAGATGGTACAAATGGAATTATGGCCAGCTTTGTCTTCTCATGAGTGCTCTCCATACACATTCGTAACTCAAGATGGTCAAAACATACTACATATGTCAGCTGTTGCTTGTGCTGGGGAAAATAGAAAAGCTGTTGTTGTTGCTGATGCTGTTGATAATCGAAAAGCTGCTGCTGATAACAGAAAAGAGATGGTACaaagtattttgaaatattgtcCGAATAAATACATGGACAAGATTTTGAAACAAAAGGATAAAAATGACGATACTCCTCTCCATCTACTTATCTCCCATGGTTGTTTTATTCCGGGACTGATAAAGCATAAAGGACTTAATACAATGGCAAGAAACAAGAGAGATTTTACTCCTCGGGACATGCTCTATGTTGAAGATGCTACTGTTGCCGATCAG GTGCATATTAAAATTGCCCTTGACGAGGTCCTGACTAGTAAATCAGGCTGGAAGCTTTGGGGTAAAAGAACAGAGAAGAAAGCGGATATTTGGAGATGTAATAAAACCCCCCCAAGTAAACGAAAGGAAAAGGATGTGAAATTTGAGGGAGAGAAGAAAATTTTAGAGAAACAGAGGACAAAGGAtcgaaaaacatataaaatgagGACCAACACCCAAATACTAGTTACTGCACTGACAACCACAGTAACTTTTACGGTAGGATTTACTATGCCCGGTGGTCTCCATCAAAGTGGAGAGGTTGACGAAGGACTAGTGGTTCTTTCCAGAAAGAGAGCTTTTACTGTATTCATGGTATCGGATGCACTAGCTCTACTCATGTCAACATCTTCATTGTTTTTCTACTTCCTTGAGTCGATGAATGAAGATATCCACCAAGTGTCACTGCTTAATGCTTCATCAACTGTGCTTAACATTCTTTCTATTTCGGCAATGATGGTGACTTTTATTGCAGGGACGTATGTGGTCTTATCCGACACACCAGTTCTTGCCATAGCCATTTGCATCATCGGTtctctcttctttcttcttaTTCTTGTTCTATGGATCATCAAGATAGTATTTGATCGTTACAAAAGAAATAAAGATTGA